ATCCGATGAACGTCACTTCCGGGTAGGCGGGCGACGGCGCGGTCAGCAGCGGTTGCGGACGGCAGCGCAGGTTCCGGTCGAAGAAGGCGCTCACGTAGTTCCGCGTGATCGCCAGCGCCCGATAGGCGTCGATCGACGCGCCGAGGTCGACCCCCAGCTGGGCGGCGAGCACGCCGAGGTCGGTGAACGACTGGTGCGCCGTGCCGGACACCATGAGCCAGCGCTTCCAGCCGGTCAGGTGCGTCCAGTCCGTCTCCCAGTCGTCGTACGGACCGGGCGTGCCCGGCGTGTAGTCGTCCATGCTGCCCAGGAACAGGAACGGCCGCGACAGCCCGGACGCCGGGAGCGGCACGTGGATGGAGCCGTCGATGTCGGCCCCGGCGCGGATGCGGGGATCGGCCAGCATCGCCTGTGTCGTGATCGCGCCGCCCGCGGAGTGCCCGGTCATGCCGATGCGCTGCGGGTCGATCAGCGCGCCCCACTTCGGTGAGCGCAGCAGCGAGTCGAGCACGAACGACGTGTCCTTCGACCGCACCTGCGCGAACTTCTCCCAGAACCCGGGCTGGTCGTCGACCGCGCAGGCGTCGCACCCGGTGACGTGGCCGTCGGGGAACGTGGTGGCGCGGTTTTCGTAGGTGTGGTCGATCGCCGCCACGGCGTACCCGCGGCTGGCGAGGTCCTCGGCCAGCGCGGTGAGTGTGGCCCGCGGTTGCGTCCAGCCCGGAGACAGCACGACCAGCGGGAGGCCGTGCCACCGCCCGGCCGGCTTCGCGTCGACGACGGCGTTCGTCCGGACGGTGCTCAGGACGTCCAGGGGCAGCCCCGGGATGTTCTGCCGTTCGAGGTTGCGTTCCGACTCGAGCGGCGTCATGTACTGCTTCGTCGGCCCGTTCGCCGACGTCGCCGGGTAGAAGACGGAGACCATCAGCTCCCGGTAGGGCACCGACGGCACCCAGGGGTCCGGACGCGAAGTGTCCTTGAGGGACAGTGAGGTGACACCGACGGGTTCGTGGCCGGTCGGGCGGGGCAGGTAAGGCGTGGTGCTCGCCGAAGCGGGCGAGGCGGCGAGAGTGAGCGTCAAGGCGGTGGCTACCGCGAGAGTGCGCATGATTCCCCCAGGAACCGTGATCAGGAAAGGTGGCGGACGCGGCGGAAGCAGAACCAGGTGAGCAGGGCGGTCATCGCGAGGTACAGCGCGAGTTCGAGCCACTGCAGCGGCCAGAACCGCGAACCGGGCTGGTAGGTCAGGCGCTGCTGGTAGCCGTGCGTGCCCAGCTGCGCCATGCACGTTTCGATCGTGCCGCGCTCCGGCGGGCCCTGGTCCGGCCTCGGGGCGCACGTCTGGATGAACGACGGCAGCGGATCGGCCACGGTGCCCGCCGAGTCCACGGTTTCGTTCGCCAGCACCCACGCGCCGGCCGGGTTCCGCATGCCGATCTCCAGGATCCCGTGGGTGTCGTCGCCGGTGATGTTCGTGATGTCCCGCGAGACGATCGGGATCGTCGTCTGCTCGGGCGGGATGAGGTACGGACGCACGAAGTTCGGCACCAGGAGCAGCACGGCGGCGAGCGCGACCAGGGTGACGGCCATGGCCGCCACGGTCCGCTTCAGCAGCATCCCGACCGCGACGCCGAGCGCGAGGGCGAAGGCCGCGTAGCCGATCGGGACGATGCCGCGCGCGCCGAACACGACCGGTGCCATGCGCGAGAGCATCCCGCGATCGGTCTGCTGCGCCGCGAGCGCGTCGATCGGGCTCGCCCACCACGACACCGCCCAGCCGAGCAGGCCGGCCGCGACCATCGCGGTCAGGATGCCGAACCCGAGCTTGGTGGTGAGCCACCGCTTGCGCGTGACGGTCTGGTTCCACACCAGGCTGTGCGTGCCGCTTTCCAGCTCGCGCGTGATCATCGGGACGCCCCAGAAGACGCCGATGACCGCGGGCAGCAGGTACAGCGCCAGGATCGTGCCGCTGAAGAGGACG
This genomic window from Amycolatopsis mongoliensis contains:
- a CDS encoding alpha/beta hydrolase family protein, whose amino-acid sequence is MRTLAVATALTLTLAASPASASTTPYLPRPTGHEPVGVTSLSLKDTSRPDPWVPSVPYRELMVSVFYPATSANGPTKQYMTPLESERNLERQNIPGLPLDVLSTVRTNAVVDAKPAGRWHGLPLVVLSPGWTQPRATLTALAEDLASRGYAVAAIDHTYENRATTFPDGHVTGCDACAVDDQPGFWEKFAQVRSKDTSFVLDSLLRSPKWGALIDPQRIGMTGHSAGGAITTQAMLADPRIRAGADIDGSIHVPLPASGLSRPFLFLGSMDDYTPGTPGPYDDWETDWTHLTGWKRWLMVSGTAHQSFTDLGVLAAQLGVDLGASIDAYRALAITRNYVSAFFDRNLRCRPQPLLTAPSPAYPEVTFIG
- a CDS encoding transporter; this translates as MTWLTWRQFRVPALSVSAALVLIGVVLAITGPELVGRTNFSDQDVLFSGTILALYLLPAVIGVFWGVPMITRELESGTHSLVWNQTVTRKRWLTTKLGFGILTAMVAAGLLGWAVSWWASPIDALAAQQTDRGMLSRMAPVVFGARGIVPIGYAAFALALGVAVGMLLKRTVAAMAVTLVALAAVLLLVPNFVRPYLIPPEQTTIPIVSRDITNITGDDTHGILEIGMRNPAGAWVLANETVDSAGTVADPLPSFIQTCAPRPDQGPPERGTIETCMAQLGTHGYQQRLTYQPGSRFWPLQWLELALYLAMTALLTWFCFRRVRHLS